The following are encoded together in the Nocardioides thalensis genome:
- a CDS encoding helix-turn-helix domain-containing protein — protein sequence MTPATDRPTIRRILDELGSTLLRHVSGDVDRAPAVENVLIHADDEEAVGTQGAVVLGVGLTSPGEIATLINQLAAADAGALIVRDPVPMTAELERVVAEAPVVLLSLASGASWVQLTSLLLSLASAPTEVDQESGAAPGLLLGDLFSVANAISALVDAPVTIEDRASRVLAFSGRQDEADESRLQTILGRQVPDDYVRVLEQRGVFQRLYREDAPIYLQPFADGPIDIARVAVAVRAGDEFLGSIWAAVDGPLTPEREAGLRDAAKIVALHLLRLRAGSDTRRRLNSELMAAALTGGPAAAEALDRLGLSGRRLVVMALGQTRSAHDPVSSVDLARSTAERQWLHDAFAVHVGATHLKAATATIGTTSYAILPLLDNASAAGLRTLAATFLERTGTRIPCHVVITHEATNVLELRGARVEADRALRVLRVTGRAPCVAHVADVESDALLLDLGDLHAARGSHLSGPVERLRQYDESNGSTMLATLGAWFDSFGDVRLAAEAIHVHPNTFRYRLRRIAEIGQLDLDDPSERLAAMLQVRLLQLTEDSHAESR from the coding sequence GTGACGCCGGCAACCGACCGCCCGACGATCCGCCGGATCCTCGACGAGCTCGGCTCCACGCTGCTCAGGCACGTCTCGGGTGACGTCGATCGCGCGCCGGCGGTGGAGAACGTCCTTATCCACGCCGACGACGAGGAGGCGGTCGGGACGCAGGGCGCCGTCGTCCTCGGCGTCGGTCTCACCAGTCCGGGGGAGATCGCCACGCTGATCAACCAGCTCGCGGCCGCCGACGCAGGCGCGCTGATCGTCAGGGACCCGGTCCCGATGACGGCCGAGCTCGAGCGGGTGGTGGCCGAAGCCCCGGTGGTGCTGCTCTCCCTGGCGTCCGGGGCGTCCTGGGTCCAGCTCACGAGTCTCCTCCTGAGCCTGGCGTCGGCGCCGACCGAGGTCGACCAGGAGTCCGGCGCAGCGCCCGGCCTGCTGCTGGGAGACCTCTTCTCTGTCGCCAACGCGATCTCCGCCCTGGTCGACGCGCCGGTGACGATCGAGGACCGTGCGTCGCGGGTGCTCGCCTTCTCCGGTCGTCAGGACGAGGCCGACGAGTCCAGGCTGCAGACCATCCTCGGTCGCCAGGTGCCTGACGACTACGTGCGTGTCCTCGAGCAGCGCGGGGTGTTCCAGAGGCTGTACCGCGAGGACGCCCCGATCTATCTCCAACCGTTCGCCGACGGCCCGATCGACATCGCCCGGGTCGCCGTCGCGGTCCGGGCGGGTGACGAGTTCCTCGGCTCGATCTGGGCAGCGGTCGACGGCCCGTTGACGCCCGAGCGGGAGGCGGGCCTGCGGGACGCCGCGAAGATCGTCGCCCTGCACCTGCTCCGCCTGCGCGCTGGGTCCGACACGCGCCGGCGCCTCAACAGCGAGCTGATGGCTGCCGCCCTGACCGGTGGTCCCGCGGCGGCCGAGGCGCTCGATCGCCTCGGCCTGTCCGGTCGTCGGCTGGTGGTCATGGCGCTCGGCCAGACGCGGTCCGCCCACGACCCCGTGTCGAGCGTCGATCTCGCGCGGTCGACCGCGGAGCGTCAGTGGCTGCACGACGCGTTCGCCGTCCACGTGGGTGCGACCCACCTCAAGGCCGCGACGGCGACCATCGGCACCACCAGCTACGCGATCCTCCCGCTGCTCGACAACGCCTCTGCCGCCGGGCTTCGCACGCTCGCGGCCACGTTCCTCGAGCGCACCGGCACCCGGATCCCCTGTCACGTCGTGATCACCCACGAGGCCACCAACGTGCTCGAGCTGAGGGGCGCCAGGGTCGAGGCCGACCGCGCACTGCGCGTGCTACGGGTGACGGGCCGCGCGCCGTGCGTCGCCCATGTCGCCGACGTCGAGAGCGACGCCCTGCTCCTCGACCTCGGCGACCTCCACGCGGCGCGGGGGTCGCACCTGTCCGGGCCGGTCGAGCGGCTACGGCAGTACGACGAGAGCAACGGCAGCACCATGCTGGCCACCCTGGGCGCGTGGTTCGACAGCTTCGGCGACGTACGCCTCGCCGCCGAGGCCATCCACGTGCACCCCAACACGTTCCGCTACCGGCTGCGGCGCATCGCGGAGATCGGGCAGCTCGATCTCGACGACCCCAGCGAGCGACTGGCCGCGATGCTGCAGGTGCGTCTACTCCAGCTGACGGAGGACTCTCACGCCGAGAGTCGCTGA
- a CDS encoding threonine/serine dehydratase, whose amino-acid sequence MQSEPAEVTGAAATLPTLSDVFQAARTLRGTAVRTPVLESTELNNRWGCELFFKVEGLQRTGSFKFRGAYNLVSRLSPEQLTAGLVTSSSGNHAQAVALAARLVGTTATILMPHDAAESKRRATERLGADVVEFDRYHDDPDEVLEDVARRSGRTIVHPYDDPRIVAGAGTVARELLEEVGPLDVLIVPVGGGGLLAGTGLASSDQRPMPRIIGVEPASSDDWARSMAAGSRVRGTVREGVADGQQLPIPGELTFAIAQFYTDQVVVVSDDQIRRAVRTLVDELHVVVEPSGASAFAALLADRVDVRGGRVGVVLSGGNIDVARLTNLLGR is encoded by the coding sequence GTGCAATCCGAGCCTGCGGAGGTCACTGGTGCGGCGGCGACGTTGCCCACGCTGTCGGACGTCTTCCAAGCCGCGCGGACCCTCCGGGGGACGGCGGTCCGCACGCCCGTGCTGGAGTCGACCGAGCTGAACAACCGGTGGGGCTGTGAGCTGTTCTTCAAGGTCGAGGGTCTGCAGCGGACCGGGTCGTTCAAGTTCCGCGGGGCGTACAACCTGGTCTCCCGCCTGTCGCCGGAGCAGCTCACTGCGGGGCTGGTCACGTCGTCGTCCGGCAACCACGCCCAGGCCGTCGCGCTGGCCGCTCGGCTCGTCGGTACGACGGCGACGATCCTCATGCCGCACGATGCGGCCGAGTCCAAGCGACGCGCGACCGAGCGCCTCGGCGCGGACGTCGTCGAGTTCGACAGGTATCACGACGATCCCGACGAGGTCCTGGAGGACGTCGCCCGGCGCTCGGGCCGGACGATCGTCCATCCGTACGACGACCCGCGGATCGTGGCGGGAGCGGGAACCGTCGCCCGGGAGCTCCTCGAGGAGGTCGGACCGCTCGACGTGCTGATCGTGCCCGTCGGCGGTGGCGGACTGTTGGCGGGCACCGGGCTCGCGAGCTCGGACCAGCGCCCGATGCCGAGGATCATCGGCGTCGAGCCGGCGTCCTCGGACGACTGGGCACGATCGATGGCGGCCGGTTCGCGGGTCCGGGGCACGGTCCGTGAGGGCGTCGCGGACGGGCAGCAGCTGCCGATCCCCGGGGAGCTGACCTTCGCGATCGCGCAGTTCTACACCGACCAGGTGGTGGTCGTCTCTGACGACCAGATCCGCCGGGCGGTGCGCACGTTGGTCGACGAGCTGCACGTGGTGGTGGAGCCGAGCGGTGCGAGTGCGTTCGCCGCGTTGCTGGCCGACCGGGTCGACGTGCGGGGCGGCCGGGTGGGCGTCGTGCTCAGCGGCGGCAACATCGATGTCGCCCGCCTGACGAACCTGCTGGGCCGCTGA
- a CDS encoding leucyl aminopeptidase, with protein MSPQPAAHDVELVVVDREQVVAEVPCDVLVVGVQPGEDRTPGLDPRSADLLGDVVAFIDVVDPETEPVHLVPPPAGLAARALALVRVPDDAPRLAGLAGAAASAMRGVSAFANVVLALPATTPQELEAVVRGALLGVHRQTGRLPVVGPVPTGRTVHVRHTVEESATGTAVERARIVADAVTGARDLVDRPPNLLTPRDFAAAAEVVGGAHGLTVEVWDARRVRGAGLGGLAGVGQGSGNPPRLVVVRHRPPRPRAHVALVGKGVTFDSGGLNLKPTSELASMKIDMAGAAAVFQACVAAARLELDVAVTAWLPLAENSVSGTSIRPGDVLTLRDGRRVEVRNTDLEGRLLLADALTLAREEKPDLIVDVATLTDAQVMALGTRISALMSNDDPLRALLLEAAAEADEGLWPMPLPIHLRRALASQVADIANEGERSATMLTAGIFLQEFASPASQRTRWAHLDICGTAYNHGAPYSVVPQGATGVPVQTLINFLRAVALDS; from the coding sequence ATGAGCCCCCAGCCCGCCGCCCACGACGTCGAGCTCGTCGTCGTCGACCGCGAGCAGGTCGTCGCGGAGGTCCCGTGTGACGTCCTCGTGGTCGGCGTGCAACCCGGCGAGGACCGCACGCCCGGACTGGACCCGCGTTCGGCCGATCTGCTCGGCGACGTCGTCGCCTTCATCGACGTCGTGGACCCCGAGACGGAGCCGGTCCACCTGGTTCCTCCCCCCGCGGGACTCGCGGCTCGCGCCCTCGCGCTCGTCCGTGTGCCGGATGACGCGCCACGGCTGGCAGGTCTCGCGGGTGCGGCAGCGTCGGCGATGCGAGGAGTGTCGGCGTTCGCGAACGTCGTCCTCGCGCTCCCCGCGACCACGCCGCAGGAGCTCGAGGCCGTGGTCCGAGGTGCTCTCCTCGGCGTCCACCGCCAGACCGGACGGCTTCCGGTGGTGGGTCCGGTGCCGACCGGCCGGACGGTGCACGTCCGGCACACCGTCGAGGAGTCGGCGACCGGGACCGCCGTGGAGCGCGCCCGCATCGTTGCCGACGCCGTCACCGGCGCCCGCGACCTCGTCGACCGCCCCCCGAACCTCCTCACCCCGCGGGACTTCGCGGCGGCGGCCGAGGTCGTCGGCGGGGCGCACGGCCTGACGGTGGAGGTCTGGGACGCGAGGCGCGTCCGCGGTGCCGGGCTCGGCGGCCTAGCGGGGGTCGGGCAGGGGTCCGGCAACCCTCCTCGCCTGGTGGTCGTGCGCCATCGGCCGCCCCGTCCTCGGGCCCACGTCGCGCTCGTCGGCAAGGGGGTGACGTTCGACTCGGGTGGGCTCAACCTCAAGCCGACGTCCGAGCTCGCCTCGATGAAGATCGACATGGCGGGCGCGGCAGCCGTCTTCCAGGCCTGCGTGGCTGCAGCCCGTCTCGAGCTCGACGTCGCCGTCACCGCCTGGCTGCCGCTCGCCGAGAACTCGGTGTCCGGGACCTCGATCCGACCCGGCGACGTCCTGACCCTGAGGGACGGGCGACGGGTGGAGGTGCGCAACACCGACCTCGAGGGCCGTCTGCTGCTCGCGGACGCTCTCACCCTCGCTCGGGAGGAGAAGCCGGACCTGATCGTCGACGTCGCGACACTGACGGACGCCCAGGTCATGGCTCTGGGCACCCGTATCAGCGCGCTGATGTCCAACGACGACCCGCTACGGGCACTGCTCCTCGAGGCTGCGGCCGAGGCCGACGAGGGGCTCTGGCCGATGCCCCTTCCTATCCACCTGCGGCGGGCGCTCGCGTCGCAGGTCGCGGACATCGCCAACGAGGGCGAGCGATCGGCCACGATGCTGACGGCGGGCATCTTCCTCCAGGAGTTCGCATCGCCCGCGTCGCAGCGCACGCGCTGGGCGCACCTCGACATCTGCGGGACTGCCTACAACCACGGCGCGCCGTACTCGGTCGTCCCGCAGGGTGCGACCGGCGTCCCGGTGCAGACGCTGATCAACTTCCTGCGCGCGGTCGCCCTCGACTCGTGA
- the menC gene encoding o-succinylbenzoate synthase — protein sequence MELRWLSLPLVAPFRTSFGIQTHREALLLHVVGDEADGWGECVALAEPVYSAEHTDGAAHVIEHHLFPRLTGRDPSAADVAALLRPVRGHRMAKAALEMAVLDAELRAADTSFADYLGASRSEVASGVSVGIMDSIDELVTAVAAYLDQGYARIKLKIEPGWDVEPVRAVRAAFPDQPLQVDGNAAYGREHIAHLRGLDEFGLLLLEQPFDEEDVVGHAELARSVATPICLDESITSLQTALDAVELGACSIVNIKPGRVGGYLEARRIHDACLEAGVPVWCGGMLETGIGRAANIALASLPGFTLPGDISGSDRFYAVDITEPVEMVGGRVSVPAGPGFGRSPVPGTLERFTRRSIWLRA from the coding sequence TTGGAGCTCCGATGGCTCTCCCTCCCGCTGGTCGCCCCGTTCCGGACGTCCTTCGGGATCCAGACGCACCGAGAGGCACTTCTCCTGCACGTGGTGGGCGACGAGGCCGACGGGTGGGGCGAGTGCGTGGCGTTGGCCGAGCCGGTGTACTCGGCCGAGCACACCGACGGCGCCGCGCACGTGATCGAGCACCACCTCTTCCCGCGGCTGACCGGACGGGATCCGTCGGCCGCAGACGTGGCCGCGCTCCTCCGTCCGGTGCGCGGCCACCGGATGGCGAAGGCCGCCCTGGAGATGGCGGTGCTCGACGCCGAGCTGCGCGCGGCAGACACGTCGTTCGCCGACTACCTCGGAGCGAGCCGCAGCGAGGTCGCCAGCGGCGTCTCCGTCGGGATCATGGACAGCATCGACGAGCTCGTGACGGCCGTGGCGGCCTACCTGGACCAGGGATATGCACGGATCAAGCTCAAGATCGAGCCGGGTTGGGACGTCGAGCCGGTTCGAGCGGTTCGCGCCGCGTTCCCCGACCAGCCGCTCCAGGTCGACGGCAACGCGGCCTATGGCCGGGAGCACATCGCGCACCTCCGGGGTCTCGACGAGTTCGGCCTGCTGCTGCTGGAGCAGCCGTTCGACGAGGAGGACGTCGTCGGTCACGCCGAGCTCGCTCGTAGCGTCGCGACGCCGATCTGCCTCGACGAGTCGATCACCTCGTTGCAGACCGCGCTGGACGCCGTCGAGCTGGGGGCGTGCTCGATCGTGAACATCAAGCCCGGCCGGGTCGGCGGGTACCTCGAGGCACGCCGCATCCACGACGCGTGCCTCGAGGCCGGCGTACCCGTGTGGTGCGGCGGCATGCTCGAGACCGGCATCGGGCGGGCGGCGAACATCGCCCTCGCGTCGCTGCCCGGGTTCACCCTCCCGGGCGACATCTCCGGCTCTGACCGGTTCTACGCCGTCGACATCACGGAGCCGGTGGAGATGGTCGGCGGGCGCGTGTCCGTGCCGGCGGGTCCCGGGTTCGGGCGCAGCCCCGTGCCGGGGACGTTGGAGCGGTTCACGCGCCGCTCGATCTGGCTGCGGGCATGA
- a CDS encoding GNAT family N-acetyltransferase codes for MSPTETGSSHVPRAADDAARREHARTTWLRAQEQAGVSVRPLETIDELRQLEELFTEIWGPRRGDSMISREVLRALSSSGNYVVGAYLGDAIVGGCVGFAARSDVPSLHSHIAGVRGAAQGRNVGFTMKLHQRDWAMRSGFRRIEWTFDPLVRRNAYFNVAKLGGRPVRYLPDFYGPMDDGINADTASDRVLLRWEIYEDPPGGSGSPARQLLAIGQDDEPEWIEGDRAGVRAEGAVTRYAIQVPDDIERIRRSAPDLADRWRRALRKALGGLLDDGAEVATFSTVEGYVVDAVR; via the coding sequence ATGAGCCCGACGGAGACCGGCAGCTCCCACGTGCCGCGAGCCGCTGACGACGCTGCCCGGCGAGAGCACGCCAGGACGACCTGGCTGCGGGCCCAGGAGCAGGCGGGAGTGAGCGTCCGGCCCCTCGAGACGATCGACGAGCTTCGCCAGCTCGAGGAGCTGTTCACCGAGATCTGGGGCCCGCGACGAGGTGACTCGATGATCAGTCGTGAGGTGCTTCGCGCTCTGTCCTCGTCAGGCAACTACGTGGTGGGCGCCTATCTCGGCGATGCGATCGTGGGCGGCTGCGTCGGCTTCGCCGCCCGGTCCGACGTGCCGTCGCTCCACAGCCACATCGCCGGCGTGCGCGGCGCAGCGCAGGGCCGCAACGTGGGGTTCACGATGAAGCTGCACCAGCGTGACTGGGCGATGCGCAGCGGGTTCCGTCGGATCGAGTGGACGTTCGACCCGCTGGTGCGTCGCAACGCCTACTTCAACGTCGCCAAGCTCGGCGGCCGACCGGTGCGCTACCTCCCGGACTTCTACGGGCCGATGGACGACGGGATCAACGCCGACACGGCGAGCGACCGGGTGCTGCTGCGCTGGGAGATCTACGAGGACCCGCCCGGTGGCTCGGGCTCGCCTGCCCGTCAGCTCCTGGCCATCGGGCAGGACGACGAGCCGGAGTGGATCGAGGGAGACCGGGCCGGCGTACGCGCAGAGGGAGCGGTGACCAGGTACGCGATCCAGGTCCCGGACGACATCGAGCGGATCCGGCGGTCGGCGCCGGACCTCGCCGACCGATGGCGGCGGGCGCTGCGAAAGGCGCTCGGAGGCCTGCTCGACGACGGCGCCGAGGTCGCCACGTTCAGCACCGTCGAGGGATACGTCGTGGACGCGGTCCGATGA
- a CDS encoding M20 family metallopeptidase, with the protein MSARAGVSGFATRLPAMLDDLALLVAAESPSADHHAVAHSARVIADVGRRLLGSDPEILTIDGCAHLRWRRGRPGRGILVLGHHDTVFPVGTIERRPYSVEAGVVRGPGCLDMKAGLVMALHALALTDPDVGVTLLVTGDEEIGSPTSRALVEDEARASAACLVLEAAADDGSLKIARKGVSMYEIAVTGRAAHAGLDPERGVNATTEIAHQVGVVAGLADPGEGTTVTPTVLRSGTSANTVPDQASLRVDVRCRTRKEQERVHQSINALRPQDREAELRVVGGPNRPPLEDAASACLFRLAEAEATALGLSVSGAAVGGGSDGNLAAGVGTPTLDGLGAVGAGPHTTDEYVVVDELAPRTALLAALLHAIPVQAGG; encoded by the coding sequence GTGAGCGCACGTGCCGGCGTGTCCGGGTTCGCGACCCGGCTGCCGGCGATGCTCGACGATCTGGCGCTGCTCGTAGCGGCGGAGTCGCCGTCGGCCGACCACCACGCCGTCGCGCACAGCGCGCGCGTGATCGCCGACGTCGGTCGCCGGTTGCTCGGGTCCGATCCGGAGATCCTGACGATCGACGGCTGCGCCCACCTCAGATGGCGCCGGGGACGCCCTGGCCGCGGGATCTTGGTGCTCGGCCACCACGACACCGTCTTCCCGGTGGGCACGATCGAGCGCCGGCCGTACTCCGTGGAGGCAGGGGTCGTCCGCGGCCCCGGCTGCCTCGACATGAAAGCGGGGTTGGTGATGGCGCTCCACGCGCTCGCCCTAACCGACCCCGACGTCGGGGTGACCCTGCTCGTCACCGGTGACGAGGAGATCGGCTCCCCGACCTCTCGCGCGCTGGTCGAGGACGAGGCGCGAGCCAGCGCAGCCTGCCTCGTCCTCGAGGCCGCCGCCGACGACGGCTCGCTCAAGATCGCTCGGAAAGGCGTGTCGATGTACGAGATCGCGGTCACCGGTCGGGCTGCCCATGCGGGCCTGGACCCGGAGCGCGGGGTGAACGCGACGACCGAGATCGCGCATCAGGTCGGAGTCGTGGCCGGCCTGGCCGATCCGGGCGAAGGCACCACCGTGACACCCACGGTCCTGCGCAGCGGAACCAGCGCCAACACCGTCCCGGACCAGGCATCGCTGCGCGTGGACGTCCGGTGCCGTACCCGGAAGGAGCAAGAGAGAGTGCACCAGTCGATCAACGCCTTGCGACCCCAGGACCGCGAAGCGGAGCTGAGGGTCGTGGGCGGGCCGAACCGCCCGCCGCTCGAGGACGCGGCGTCGGCCTGCCTCTTCCGGCTGGCGGAGGCCGAGGCGACCGCACTCGGCCTCTCTGTGTCGGGAGCCGCGGTGGGCGGAGGATCCGACGGGAACCTGGCGGCCGGCGTGGGCACTCCCACCCTCGACGGCCTCGGTGCCGTCGGGGCGGGGCCGCACACCACCGACGAGTACGTCGTGGTCGACGAGCTCGCGCCGCGCACCGCACTCCTCGCCGCGCTCCTGCATGCGATCCCGGTTCAGGCGGGCGGCTGA
- a CDS encoding ABC transporter ATP-binding protein: MSRLEVEDLTVKYRSGRHERIAVDRVSFAVAAGGTLGIVGESGSGKTSLAGAVAGIVPTAGGRVSIGRRAAGRQLRRHPVQTVFQDPYGSLNPRMAVGDAIAEGVRAGGRSGAAVRTAVSEWLEAVGLDPRTASARPGGLSGGQCQRIAIARALAADPEVLIADEITSALDVSVQGSVLNLVRAKQRELGFTLVVISHNLAIVRFLAEDLAVMHEGRLVERGATQDVLSAPQDPYTRSLIDAVPVLGGSRPASNGDRQ; the protein is encoded by the coding sequence ATGAGCCGACTGGAGGTCGAGGACCTGACCGTGAAGTACCGATCCGGTCGCCACGAGCGGATCGCGGTGGACCGCGTGTCGTTCGCCGTCGCCGCCGGTGGCACGCTGGGGATCGTCGGCGAGTCCGGCTCCGGGAAGACCAGCCTGGCCGGTGCCGTGGCCGGGATCGTCCCGACCGCAGGAGGACGCGTGAGCATCGGCCGCCGTGCGGCCGGCCGACAGCTCCGCCGACACCCTGTCCAGACGGTGTTCCAGGATCCGTACGGCTCCCTGAACCCGAGGATGGCGGTCGGCGACGCGATCGCCGAGGGCGTTCGGGCTGGGGGTCGGAGCGGAGCAGCCGTCCGAACGGCCGTGTCCGAGTGGCTGGAGGCCGTCGGGCTGGACCCGAGGACAGCGTCGGCGCGTCCGGGCGGGCTGTCGGGCGGGCAGTGCCAGCGCATCGCGATCGCCCGCGCACTCGCTGCCGACCCGGAGGTGCTGATCGCCGACGAGATCACGTCGGCCCTCGACGTCTCCGTCCAGGGATCGGTGCTGAACCTGGTCCGCGCCAAGCAGCGCGAGCTCGGCTTCACGCTCGTCGTGATCTCCCACAACCTGGCGATCGTCAGGTTCCTCGCGGAGGACCTCGCTGTCATGCACGAGGGAAGGCTGGTCGAGCGCGGCGCGACCCAGGACGTGCTCTCGGCGCCACAGGATCCCTACACGCGGAGCTTGATCGACGCGGTTCCGGTCCTGGGCGGCTCCCGCCCGGCGTCGAACGGGGACCGCCAGTGA
- a CDS encoding dipeptide/oligopeptide/nickel ABC transporter permease/ATP-binding protein, whose product MHQGPSADHWLGTDALGRDVLARVLVAARLSVLLALAATALGTIGGVLLGCLPFLLGRRLGRIAIGAIDLAVSFPGLLVAIFLAVIVGVGPTGAVIALGVAMVPNCARLTYTMTAAVAASNYVTAARALGVGRVAVIRRHIVPNIAEPLLITTASTTGSMLLAFAGLSYLGFGVQAPSYDWGRLLNEGLAEIYVNPAAALGPGVAVVLAGIVFSLVGEWGARAAGIRDDGPRSRRRRTAAAPPPEREPAASGAALVIDDLTVAFGEHTAVRGLSLSVGDGEVVGIVGESGSGKSVTAMAVADLLPPAATVQARDLAVDGRTLRDLGPRARRDWLAERLGVVFQNPLTALNPTMRIGDQVVEGIRDRDGTRRAPDATVALLERVRMPAPAVRARQRPHELSGGMRQRAVIAIGIATDPKVVIADEPTTALDVRLQKHVLTMLEEVRAAAGATLLLISHDLAVVSTIATRVVVMYGGRVMEDLPVGTLHDPAHPYTAALLRAVPDLHTDVGRDLVTIEGRPPASADALPGCPFAPRCDRAEHRCHTEAPPLLDHNDGHRLACWNPVRELATRACHEAMTPTGGRAE is encoded by the coding sequence ATGCACCAGGGCCCGAGCGCCGACCACTGGCTGGGCACCGACGCGCTCGGTCGCGACGTGTTGGCTCGGGTGCTCGTCGCGGCCCGCCTCTCCGTGCTACTCGCCCTGGCCGCGACGGCACTCGGCACCATCGGCGGCGTCCTGCTGGGGTGCCTCCCGTTCCTGCTCGGGCGACGCCTCGGCCGGATCGCGATCGGGGCGATCGACCTAGCGGTCTCCTTCCCCGGCCTGCTGGTCGCCATCTTCCTGGCGGTGATCGTCGGGGTCGGGCCGACCGGCGCGGTGATCGCGCTCGGCGTCGCGATGGTGCCGAACTGCGCTCGCCTGACCTACACGATGACCGCGGCGGTCGCCGCGTCGAACTACGTGACCGCGGCCCGGGCGCTCGGCGTAGGCCGGGTGGCCGTCATCCGCCGTCACATCGTCCCCAACATCGCTGAGCCGCTGTTGATCACGACAGCGTCGACCACCGGGTCGATGCTGCTCGCGTTCGCCGGTCTGTCCTACCTCGGTTTCGGTGTCCAAGCGCCGAGCTACGACTGGGGGCGACTCCTGAACGAAGGCCTGGCCGAGATCTACGTGAACCCGGCGGCCGCCCTCGGGCCCGGGGTCGCGGTGGTACTGGCCGGGATCGTGTTCAGCCTGGTCGGAGAGTGGGGGGCGCGAGCCGCTGGGATCCGCGACGACGGCCCCCGGTCGCGCCGGAGGCGGACGGCGGCGGCCCCGCCGCCGGAGCGCGAGCCGGCCGCGTCCGGAGCCGCCTTGGTCATCGACGATCTCACGGTCGCGTTCGGGGAGCACACCGCCGTTCGCGGGCTCAGCCTTTCGGTCGGCGACGGCGAGGTGGTGGGCATCGTCGGCGAGTCCGGGTCGGGAAAGTCGGTGACCGCGATGGCGGTCGCAGACCTGCTCCCGCCGGCGGCCACGGTCCAGGCCCGGGACCTCGCCGTGGACGGACGGACGTTGCGCGACCTCGGCCCTCGGGCGCGACGGGACTGGCTCGCGGAGCGCCTCGGCGTCGTCTTCCAGAACCCGCTGACCGCGCTCAACCCGACGATGCGGATCGGCGACCAGGTCGTCGAGGGCATCCGGGACCGTGACGGCACCCGCCGGGCCCCCGACGCGACGGTCGCCCTGCTCGAGCGGGTGCGGATGCCCGCTCCCGCCGTCCGCGCACGCCAACGCCCGCACGAGCTGTCCGGGGGCATGCGGCAGCGGGCCGTGATCGCGATCGGGATCGCCACCGACCCGAAGGTCGTCATCGCCGACGAGCCGACGACCGCACTCGACGTACGGCTGCAGAAGCACGTGCTCACCATGCTGGAGGAGGTGCGAGCCGCGGCAGGCGCGACGCTTCTCCTGATCAGCCACGACCTCGCGGTCGTGTCGACGATCGCGACCCGAGTCGTCGTGATGTACGGCGGACGCGTGATGGAGGACCTGCCGGTCGGGACGCTGCACGACCCGGCGCATCCCTACACCGCGGCACTGCTCCGCGCCGTGCCCGACCTGCACACCGACGTCGGTCGCGACCTGGTGACGATCGAGGGACGACCGCCGGCGTCGGCAGACGCACTCCCCGGCTGTCCGTTCGCTCCGCGGTGCGACCGTGCCGAGCACCGGTGCCACACCGAGGCGCCCCCGCTGCTGGACCACAACGATGGGCACCGGCTCGCGTGCTGGAACCCGGTCCGCGAGCTCGCGACACGTGCGTGCCACGAGGCCATGACCCCGACGGGCGGTCGAGCGGAATGA
- a CDS encoding ABC transporter permease, producing MAIATTSAADPGTTRRGGNPWVGFAARRLARFALSIALLVTATFWMIHLVPGDPARAALGATASAELVEHKRAELHLDEPLHEQFAIYLGGLVRGDLGSSQVTGLPVGTVIGDRLPATVTLAAVAFLLVVVVAVPGGMAAGQATWRRWRPASELAFSGTTSALSAVPDFLLGVALVYVFAIAVPVLPVAGRGGPDSYVLPVIALAAGPIGLMLRIVRAETVRVLQQDFVRTARGKRLPGRRVFLRHVLPSVVTPTLTLSGLILSGLLAGTVLVETLFAWPGLGSSLTRSVLDRDYPLVQGLALVFGTGVLLINLTVDLVISIVDPRTTLRDG from the coding sequence ATGGCGATCGCGACGACGAGCGCTGCCGACCCCGGGACGACGCGCCGGGGCGGCAACCCCTGGGTCGGCTTCGCGGCACGGCGGCTCGCGCGGTTCGCGCTGTCGATCGCGCTGCTCGTCACCGCCACGTTCTGGATGATCCACCTCGTGCCCGGCGACCCCGCGCGGGCGGCGCTGGGAGCCACGGCGTCGGCGGAGCTGGTGGAGCACAAGCGGGCCGAGCTCCACCTCGACGAACCGCTCCACGAGCAGTTCGCGATCTACCTGGGTGGGCTCGTCCGAGGTGACCTGGGCAGCTCCCAGGTCACCGGCCTCCCGGTCGGCACCGTGATCGGGGACCGCCTCCCCGCCACGGTGACGCTGGCGGCGGTGGCGTTCCTCCTGGTGGTCGTGGTGGCGGTTCCCGGCGGGATGGCGGCCGGACAGGCGACGTGGCGTCGGTGGCGTCCGGCGTCGGAGCTGGCGTTCAGCGGCACGACGAGCGCCCTGAGCGCGGTGCCCGACTTCCTGCTCGGGGTGGCCCTCGTCTACGTCTTCGCCATCGCCGTTCCGGTGCTGCCGGTGGCGGGCCGCGGCGGGCCCGACAGCTACGTGCTTCCCGTGATCGCACTGGCGGCCGGGCCGATCGGCCTGATGCTCCGGATCGTTCGGGCGGAGACCGTCCGGGTCCTGCAGCAGGACTTCGTCCGCACCGCGCGCGGGAAACGGCTGCCGGGTCGCCGAGTGTTCCTCCGCCACGTCCTGCCGAGCGTGGTCACCCCCACGCTCACCCTCTCGGGGCTCATCCTGTCCGGTCTGCTCGCGGGGACCGTGCTGGTGGAGACGCTGTTCGCCTGGCCGGGGCTCGGCAGCTCGCTCACCCGTTCGGTGCTCGACCGGGACTACCCGCTCGTGCAGGGTCTCGCGCTCGTCTTCGGGACGGGCGTGCTGCTGATCAACCTCACCGTCGACCTGGTCATCTCGATCGTCGACCCCCGGACCACCCTGCGGGACGGCTGA